A window of Bdellovibrionota bacterium genomic DNA:
ATAGAATGTTCGAGATACAATGTCTTTAATGACAGGAGGTCATATGAGTGTTCTTTCATCAATGCTGACAGGTGTGTCAGGTTTAACAGCGCAAGGTGAGGCGTTAGGTGTTATCGGAGATAACATTGCCAACTCACAAACAACAGGTTTCAAATATTCAAGAGCTGAGTTCCAAGACATCGTGTCGAAGAACTTAAAAGGTATTCTTGGTGGTAACCAAATCGGTCGAGGTGTGAAGATCGGTGCCGTGAATCCAATCATGATTCAAGGTAATATTGATCAAACAGAAAAGGCTACGGATTTAGCAATTTCTGGAGACGGTTACTTTACTCTTAGAGGTGGCGACGGGGAAACATTCACTAGAGATGGTTCTTTCCACTTCGACAAAGATGGTTTCTTGGTAACAAATGACGATAGAAAAGTGCAGGGTTATCAAACCGATGCAAAAGGAAAATTGATCAATCAAATTGGTGATATCAGATTCCCGAAAGCTCTTGTTCCAGCAAAGCCAACAAAAGAATTAATGGTTCACTTGAACTTAGATTCTAGAGAAGTAGCCGGTAAAACATTCGATATCAAAGATCCACACGCAACTTCAAACTATTCAACTGGTGTAGAAGTTTATGATTCTCAAGGAACTAAGCACTTAGTAACAGTTTTCTTCAACAAAACTGCTGATAGAAATTGGGAATATCGTGGTTTAGTGGATGGTAAAGAAGTAACCGGTGGTAAAGAAGGCGAAATGTCAGAAGTTATCAAAGGCAAAATCTCGTTCAACGTGGACGGTATCTTGGATACAGAAGAAACATCTTCTCAAGGATTCAACTTCACAGGTGGAGCATTACAAGGCCAACAAATCAAATTGGATTTTGGCGATTCATTAACAACAGACAAAGGCAAAGGATTAATCGGTTCTAAGCAATACGGTAAAGAATCAGATTTAATCACTTGGAAACAAGATGGAGCCGCAGCAGGAACAATCAATAACCTATCATTCAATGATGATGGTGTTTTAACGGCTCTATACAGTAACGGGCAAGCAGAAGATTTAGCACAAGTTGTGATTTCAAGATTTGAAAATTCCGAAGGTTTGTACAAACTTGGTAACAACAGATTTAAGCAATCCAGAAACTCTGGGGAAGCTTCAATCGGTAAGCCAGGTTCGAACGGTAGAGGAACTTTACAGGCGAAATCTCTCGAGAAATCAACTGTGGATTTGGCTCTTGAATTCGTAAAACTAATTCAAAACCAAAGAGCGTTCCAGGCCAACGCAAAGACGATTACAACAACTGACGAATTGTTAGCAGAAGTAATCAACTTAAAGAGATAATTGAATTTTTAATCATCACTCATGACCTTGCTCAGAGGTAAAGCCGACACAACTTTATCTCTGGCATTTTCGTGTATCTGTTTGGCCAGCGGGCGGAGCGTTGAATGAAAGCTTTAGTATTTTTATTAGCATTATTATTTTTATCACCTTCGATTTTAGCGGAGACATCTAAACCGGAATTGAGTTTAGATAAAGTCGTATCTGAAATGAACAAAGAAAAAGAAAACAAAGTAAAATATTTTGTGTCAGTGGCAGAAGCAAAAAAAGATGTCGATGTCGTAAAGGCATTAAAGGCCGACAAGAATTATACTTTTATAAATACAATAATTCACGGTGAGCATATCCTCACTTACTGCATCAAAAACAAGATGTGGAAGTCTGCAGAAGAGCTGATAAAAGGTGGAAGTAACCTTAATCACAAAGATAGCGATGGAAAAGTAGCGCTTATGTATGCAGCGGAAGGAAAGAACAAATATTTAGCCACGATGATAATTGCTTCCAAGGCAGACAAAAAAATCAAAGACAATGCTGGAGTCACAGCCGAAGAATATCTTAAAAGAAATGGTTTGAATTAGAGGGTTTATGAAAATCGGTTTAATAGCACTGATCTTGTTACTATTAAATTCAGCTTTTGCCGGCAGTTGTGAAAGTGCAGGGATTTCCTACGGAAAAGATCCCGAATGGGCATTTACCCATGCTTCTCACGCCAATTTACGAAAGTTATCGGACGCTCAAAAAGGTGGGTGTAATTTCAATGCAAAAGCAAAATGCTTGAATATGAAAACTCGAGTTTCCGCTTTGAGCTGTGCGATCATCATACTTGATGGTGAATACGAAACAGATGTTGTAAAAAAATTCATCGAATTCCAGGTCGATGTAAATTCTAAAGATGCAGACGGAGAAACTCCACTTTCCTATGCCATCAGAAATAGCAGTGTACAAACAATAAAACTTTTGATGGATGCAAATGCTGAATACGACAAATTACTTGCAGACAAATTAAAATTAAAAATTGCTGACGATGTTTCGCTCTATGCACTCACTGCGCTTTTAATAAAAAATAAGGTGAACAGTGAAGAACTGAATCTATGTCAGTACAAACATAAAGTAGTAGAAGGAATGTTCTTCGCCACTAGAGCGATGAGTGATAGTGATTCTAAAGATAAAAATCTCAAACAACTATCAGATAAACTGTATTTACTAAGTTCTGAGACAGGCTATAATGAAAGATGTCTTTATGCTTCAAAGGATTCTGAAAACCCCGGATCGCAAGGATCACTAGGGGTAGAAGCTAATAAATAAAAATCATCATATTTTAAAGATTTAATTTTTAAGACAATCAGTTTTTCGGCACTTCATTTTTTCTAGATCAAAAGATTTAACATACGCCTTGTTGCCTTTTAATAGTTGGGTAACAGGAACTATAAAATTTTTCGTGTGAACTGCGGTGTTGGCATATCTGTGGCTGAATTCGGCGACTGGTGTGTCTGGATAAAACTCACCAGAGAGAATGCCAACTATTTTACATTTCGCCCCGTCACAAGAGAGCAAAGGGGAGCCAGAGCTTCCGCTTATAACATCGCAATCAAATTCAAAGACGTTAGGTCTAAACATTAACCAGTAACTGTCTTTTGCCATTCTTTCTTGGTATCTACATTGCTCACGGTACAAACTATTGTAAGCGTCATCATGGTGACCAGCAAAAGTAATCCAAGGGTTGTCCTTCAGTGATTCCGTGGAGCTAATGGGTAAGGTGCCCATAATGGATCCATCCTCATAACGATGAAGATTCTTTACCATTTTTTTTGTTGCAGGATTGTATACATATTCTGGTTCTGCACCAATTTCTTCTTCTTCAACTTCAATGACGGCCCAGTCGTTTGAATTGGGTTGCCATTTGGAATTATTATTTTCTTCCCAGTCAGATTGATTATTGGAAGAATTAATATCTACGTAGATTTTTTTACCTGTAGCTTTACTGGTGGTTAGAAGTTTATCGTACTGATTGTAAATAAGAATTTTTTTTGAATTGGCCACGCAGTGAGCCGCAGTTAAAATATGAATTTTAGAAATCCAAACACCATTACAAGGATAGTTACTTTTATGCACTTTCTCTACAAGAATAGCGACAATTGGTTTCAACCCCATTTTTTCTGCAAGTTCTTTGGATATCGGTTTACGATTGTCTTCACCATAAATTACAGCATTAGATATCGTTGGTTTTAAAAAAATAAAACAGCTTATTGCTAGGCCTATCATTAGGCTTATTGTTGAAAGCAGAAAATATTTTAGATACCCCAAGTTTTCCCCTGATCAGCGAGACTTCAAATGACGGCCCCACGCTGTCATTTGAAGGGATGATGCCTATACTGATTGAGGTTTTCAAACTAAAATAATTTATCCTAGGTATAAATTTTGATGAGACTTTAGATCGAAAGGATTTGAGTTAGCTGCATTAGCTCGAGTCTTATAGATTTTTGCTTTGTAATTACTTCAGCGAGTGGCAACGTAACGATTTGATCATTCTGTATGCCAATCATAACGTCAGTATGACCGTGCAGCAG
This region includes:
- a CDS encoding flagellar hook protein FlgE encodes the protein MSVLSSMLTGVSGLTAQGEALGVIGDNIANSQTTGFKYSRAEFQDIVSKNLKGILGGNQIGRGVKIGAVNPIMIQGNIDQTEKATDLAISGDGYFTLRGGDGETFTRDGSFHFDKDGFLVTNDDRKVQGYQTDAKGKLINQIGDIRFPKALVPAKPTKELMVHLNLDSREVAGKTFDIKDPHATSNYSTGVEVYDSQGTKHLVTVFFNKTADRNWEYRGLVDGKEVTGGKEGEMSEVIKGKISFNVDGILDTEETSSQGFNFTGGALQGQQIKLDFGDSLTTDKGKGLIGSKQYGKESDLITWKQDGAAAGTINNLSFNDDGVLTALYSNGQAEDLAQVVISRFENSEGLYKLGNNRFKQSRNSGEASIGKPGSNGRGTLQAKSLEKSTVDLALEFVKLIQNQRAFQANAKTITTTDELLAEVINLKR
- a CDS encoding ankyrin repeat domain-containing protein; the protein is MKALVFLLALLFLSPSILAETSKPELSLDKVVSEMNKEKENKVKYFVSVAEAKKDVDVVKALKADKNYTFINTIIHGEHILTYCIKNKMWKSAEELIKGGSNLNHKDSDGKVALMYAAEGKNKYLATMIIASKADKKIKDNAGVTAEEYLKRNGLN
- a CDS encoding ankyrin repeat domain-containing protein, which gives rise to MKIGLIALILLLLNSAFAGSCESAGISYGKDPEWAFTHASHANLRKLSDAQKGGCNFNAKAKCLNMKTRVSALSCAIIILDGEYETDVVKKFIEFQVDVNSKDADGETPLSYAIRNSSVQTIKLLMDANAEYDKLLADKLKLKIADDVSLYALTALLIKNKVNSEELNLCQYKHKVVEGMFFATRAMSDSDSKDKNLKQLSDKLYLLSSETGYNERCLYASKDSENPGSQGSLGVEANK
- a CDS encoding trypsin-like serine protease — protein: MIGLAISCFIFLKPTISNAVIYGEDNRKPISKELAEKMGLKPIVAILVEKVHKSNYPCNGVWISKIHILTAAHCVANSKKILIYNQYDKLLTTSKATGKKIYVDINSSNNQSDWEENNNSKWQPNSNDWAVIEVEEEEIGAEPEYVYNPATKKMVKNLHRYEDGSIMGTLPISSTESLKDNPWITFAGHHDDAYNSLYREQCRYQERMAKDSYWLMFRPNVFEFDCDVISGSSGSPLLSCDGAKCKIVGILSGEFYPDTPVAEFSHRYANTAVHTKNFIVPVTQLLKGNKAYVKSFDLEKMKCRKTDCLKN